The following are encoded in a window of Methanobrevibacter ruminantium M1 genomic DNA:
- a CDS encoding DUF2070 family protein — protein sequence MSSMSSVAGLSKYIRTLPKAKSTFLMIIVLSFIIGAVLFLVKPMSLGSGLENFFYGGAFGFVVYGLPAIITGATDQKWVSTLKGINLKMKHSMFLALVSMTMAGVISIIGTIIGNILHFDLFINSILFGIVIAFAFNILVIWSVTRIRLIKSVLVAIIQPLLMIGVLIITSFLNNLESVFELGIFTTFFKVIIASAVFLLAIYSFISIVESPMKKNLGFGALEILSFFISHMNEGSKSIEELFDNAGEAIDTLVGVCSFRKPDGDIKALFISPCVHPGPLGDIGGSNMPTILANRFDSFAMVAHGPSTHDFNPVSSDEIVKIESSVRTALENMEYSSKASRFVRYSHKKANIGTQFFNNGCVMLSTFAPSGSDDIEFAVGLATMIESQKELEIDNPILVDCHNSFNAEKGGVLPGNPELFQLLDTIKLIEKKDLEHEIKVGCYSTDLGGFGKHEGIGDSGLKTMVIEVDGQRTAYVLFDSNNMELGYRETIFNAVEDLEIDEIEVMTTDTHSVNTLSAGYNPVGTVEKEKIIEYVRESIIEAIDDLETVEAGTRTERIENLKTFGPNNSTELISTISSIVSVSKIAAPLIFIMAIIFVFIWIYLF from the coding sequence ATGTCCAGTATGAGCAGTGTTGCAGGATTATCCAAATACATTAGAACATTGCCTAAAGCCAAAAGCACTTTTCTAATGATAATCGTATTGAGCTTTATCATAGGCGCAGTTCTCTTTTTAGTAAAGCCTATGAGCCTTGGAAGCGGTTTGGAGAATTTCTTCTACGGTGGTGCATTCGGATTTGTAGTTTATGGGCTTCCTGCTATTATCACTGGTGCAACCGATCAGAAATGGGTTAGCACCCTAAAGGGGATAAACCTAAAGATGAAGCATTCCATGTTCCTTGCCCTTGTATCAATGACCATGGCAGGGGTAATAAGCATCATAGGAACAATCATAGGAAATATCCTCCACTTCGACCTGTTTATAAACTCAATTCTTTTTGGAATAGTAATTGCATTTGCATTCAATATCCTTGTAATATGGAGCGTTACACGGATTAGGCTCATCAAATCCGTTCTTGTTGCAATCATTCAGCCATTGCTCATGATTGGAGTATTGATTATCACAAGCTTTTTAAACAACCTAGAAAGCGTCTTTGAGCTTGGAATATTTACAACCTTCTTCAAGGTAATAATAGCAAGTGCAGTCTTCTTGCTTGCAATCTATTCATTCATTTCAATTGTAGAATCCCCAATGAAAAAGAACTTAGGATTCGGAGCTTTGGAAATCCTCAGTTTCTTCATTTCACATATGAACGAAGGTTCCAAGTCAATTGAAGAGCTTTTCGACAATGCTGGAGAAGCAATTGACACACTTGTTGGGGTCTGCAGCTTCAGAAAGCCAGACGGAGATATTAAGGCATTGTTCATTAGCCCTTGCGTTCACCCAGGACCTCTTGGAGACATTGGAGGTTCAAATATGCCTACAATCCTTGCAAACAGATTTGATTCATTTGCAATGGTTGCACATGGACCATCCACCCACGACTTCAATCCTGTATCAAGCGATGAGATCGTTAAAATCGAGTCATCAGTGAGAACCGCATTGGAAAATATGGAATACTCATCAAAGGCAAGCAGATTCGTCAGATACTCCCATAAGAAAGCAAACATAGGCACCCAATTCTTCAATAATGGATGCGTCATGCTATCAACATTCGCACCTTCCGGAAGCGATGACATCGAGTTTGCAGTTGGTCTTGCAACAATGATTGAAAGTCAGAAGGAGTTGGAAATCGACAATCCGATTCTTGTTGACTGTCATAACTCATTCAATGCAGAGAAGGGAGGAGTGCTTCCAGGAAACCCAGAGCTCTTCCAGCTATTGGATACAATCAAATTGATTGAAAAAAAAGACTTGGAGCATGAGATAAAGGTAGGATGCTATTCCACAGACCTTGGAGGCTTTGGCAAGCATGAAGGAATCGGTGACAGCGGACTTAAGACAATGGTCATTGAGGTAGACGGCCAAAGAACTGCTTATGTGCTTTTCGACTCCAATAACATGGAACTTGGCTATAGGGAGACCATATTCAATGCAGTTGAAGATCTTGAGATTGATGAGATAGAGGTCATGACCACAGACACACATTCAGTAAACACCTTATCAGCAGGATACAACCCAGTGGGAACTGTAGAAAAGGAAAAGATCATTGAATATGTGAGAGAATCAATCATTGAGGCGATTGACGACTTGGAGACAGTTGAAGCCGGAACAAGGACAGAAAGAATAGAAAACCTTAAGACATTCGGCCCTAACAACTCAACAGAGCTTATCTCTACAATCAGCTCAATCGTATCTGTAAGTAAGATAGCTGCTCCTTTAATATTTATTATGGCAATTATCTTTGTATTCATTTGGATCTACTTATTTTAA
- a CDS encoding EMC6-like membrane protein codes for MDTTVKTVSIHLVAAVVAAIISTAFTLGWFGFKNNVFAFVIGVVILYFIGQYCKKAFGEEISGFSTWLWDGILPFGFFWFILWTILTNYL; via the coding sequence ATGGATACAACTGTTAAAACTGTATCAATCCATCTTGTTGCAGCAGTAGTGGCAGCTATTATCTCTACTGCCTTTACATTAGGATGGTTTGGTTTTAAAAATAACGTATTTGCGTTTGTTATTGGTGTAGTGATTCTTTATTTCATTGGACAATATTGTAAAAAGGCATTTGGCGAAGAGATAAGTGGATTTTCTACATGGCTATGGGATGGAATCCTTCCATTCGGATTTTTCTGGTTCATATTATGGACTATATTGACTAATTATTTATAA
- a CDS encoding C1 family peptidase, which yields MNRNSKIILISLFTLLLLAIPAGFAADIESNSHNNLDDSNTVNFEINANSKDTNLESNLNTGNLEMNSNNTNLDMNSNKARLAMNSNASDLETLGLTRGEFENGSNNPSLEYSSNSLSDNSNNKYISPSSDKNTYGSNKVGDGNVNIYYFDASASDDTGNGSLERPYKTLKNNRIVENSINYLANGVYNLDATINKNNISFIGADSSRTIISYASTAFITNNILNFENITLKGLNIQNRGNLTARNTIFIGGKGYWDRSYNNIFGGAIYTPQNENYTTIIINCSFINNTADYGGAIYACGGNVTVENSSFINNTAERFGGAIASENTLTNNIRNVEFIHDVSLNDAGGGLFISFTQLNGTDLHFYNCSADFGGGITALYSNVSLNRFIGKDNKARYDGGAIYQFYCSLLIENSLFANNSANNGGGLYVDNSNSLKVTKSNFTQNNATEKGGAIYSLWNTLAEGNSISNTRFNNSFSNNNAKNYSNFYEGKDVNMRIGSGNVTLYHRNETEIDEIPSYYSLIDLNQVTSIKNQQSGGNCWAYASIAALESAIIKAGGEALDLSEESMKNLIVLFSDYGYPWLTNNGGNGDFANAYLTSWLGPVFEDDNPGDDRSYLSPVLNSRIHVQNIQYLGRNNYTDNDRIKEAIMKYGAVATSYYMDNSYYNYRTSAYYCPSATSSNHAVAIVGWNDSYSKSNFKTTPQGDGAWIVKNSWDTNWGDNGYFYVSYYDILIFPLGSMDWGHAYVLNDTIKLDKNYQYDISGLTDYFYNASSTAWYKTKHTADEDEYLAAVSTYFLTTTDYTIFIKVNGEELYNQSGNSEYGYRTIYLNDFIPLKAGDVFETIFKINVSGETGIPVSEGSAFNKVLYDRNQSFVSYDGINWLDIYDIYWTYNSDVYGSHYYVSAALCLKSFSFINEIGTNLTLEFNYSLDNEGDRISPVNIIAHVINEYGFNLDNGQVKFIINGTETIADLINGYANISWNFTDIENEVYALFEKTGYLSSSANETATLSEKYVTLDLNTLLSEDKLTITVDSSRKINETLILEINGEKHPFNLSEGHVVYDLYDIEDIDYLIRAYLNDTGFYNCEEKSTIFRLNTEITEIIASNFTTDDYSNAIYEISLVDSQGIGIANKEILFNISGNLTNNNNNNNNFNNIIFNLTTDNDGKARIPINLPGGNFTINVQSKGNYLYSSAEVALKLKVKDKVRLDIDLNLNFNDLEVIIELNRSLNETVNFSFAGESSIIRLENGRASVNFTGLSNNNYTAIAYLENDIDYLSNIAQKTIEINIRNLIIQADTINTTNRYYGNYTILLTDEEVNEVANKTLNVKIGEESFNKTSDNDGKVIIPLDLGIGEYEVIISFNGDKDFFKANATRTITVLEKLFANITVSTLVDEATIDIIIDKKINETLNISIDQSEYPVLFENGTGQLILDGLEEGNHIVTIDLLKYLLFESKEFEIDKSINLSSDDFNCYEHTNSTYTVLLTNNGKALANKTIRFVLNDTTTIRNTDMEGKASIDIDLSPGVYELNITYYDDERSVINTVYVLSNITNSTDPKFNVTLDMDTVLSPDKLTINVNCSKKINETLILEINGDQHFINLTDGFVSFDLYELEKIEYVITAKLNNTDLYRFEDKSVNFELNQEATDIIASNFTTGDYSNERYEITLVDSEGIGISNKEISFNISNSLMSNENYIIFNQTTDNSGKASIPINLARGNYTIKVQFKEDYLYLASESTVDLKVKENVKIDIEFKQMINDLEVIIELNKTLNETVNFSFAGESSIIRLDNGKFSINYTGLANNNYTVIAYIENDTNYHSNIAQKTIEINIRELIIQADTINTINRYYDNYRILLTDEEGNGIAGKTLDIRIAEGNYIETSDNDGKIVIPLDLGIGEYEVNILFNGDNEFFKANVTKTITVLEKLFADISISTLVDEATIDIIIDKKINETLNVNIDQTSYHVIFENGTGQLTVDGLDEGNHIVTIDVLRYLLFENKEFTIDRSINLTSDDFNCYEHTNSTYTVSLSNNGKVLANKTIKFILNNQIILRNTDSEGKTSIDIDLSPGVYDLNIIYYDDERSRTNTIYVLSNITHSTDPKFNVTLDMDTVLSPDKLTINVNCSKKINETLILDINGKEQILNLNDGFVSFDLYELEKIQYVITAKLNNTDLYRFEEKTILFELNQESTDIIASNFTTDDYSNAIYEIRLVDSYGLAIANKEILFNISNSLMSNENYIIFNQITDNSGKASIPIYLPGGDYTIKVQFNEDDLYLSSESNAHLKVKDKVRIGIEFNQNMNDLEVMIELNKPLNETVNLIFAGESSNVKLENGKASLKFTGLANNNYTAVAHLENDRDYISNIGEKTIEINLRNLIIIADSIKTKNHYWDDYTILLTDEEGKNVANKALNIKIDANSFIKTSNNDGKVIIPLDLGLGMHEINIAFDGDNEFFKSNITKTINVIEEISVNVNISTLVDNALIDLKFSKDLNEKIDVLIDQNLYPVSLEKGAGQIRVNGLEEGKHILTVDLPEYLLLESEEFEIDKTITLISDDFRCYEHSNSTYTVVLENNGKALANKTIKFDLNKIVTIRTTDNNGKAYLNINLSPGTYKLNIAYYDNGRNKIHNIYVLANTSGDNKTNETNSSSNTNPINNQTNNTNPTNNTKPINNETNNTNPTNNTNTTNNTNTTNNQTNNTDPVIVRKGTNILCQNMITTAFDSKVDGRIGKYFVVTLVDADYKPMADKTIYIGFNGKKYIRTTDSSGQAKLQINLAYEGSYTFAIAFLGDDDYKGSFVVANIKVNKQIPQLKSSDRTYRSIAKTKTLTASIKTAQGNAITGKKVIFTINGKKYTAIINSIGIASVKVSLSKKGTYRFTVQSEASSTYASTKVTHKLVIK from the coding sequence TTGAATCGAAATAGCAAAATCATATTAATTTCATTATTTACACTGCTATTGCTTGCCATTCCAGCAGGATTTGCAGCAGATATTGAATCAAATAGCCACAATAATTTAGATGATTCAAATACAGTAAATTTTGAAATTAATGCAAATTCAAAGGATACAAACTTAGAGAGTAATTTAAATACTGGCAATTTAGAAATGAATTCAAATAATACTAATTTGGATATGAATTCAAATAAGGCAAGATTAGCAATGAATTCAAATGCCAGTGATTTGGAAACACTAGGTTTGACAAGAGGGGAATTTGAAAACGGATCAAACAATCCAAGCCTAGAATATTCAAGCAATTCACTCTCAGACAATTCAAATAATAAATATATATCCCCATCTAGTGATAAAAACACATATGGCTCCAACAAGGTAGGTGACGGTAACGTAAACATATACTACTTTGATGCTAGTGCTAGTGACGATACAGGTAACGGCAGCTTAGAAAGGCCTTATAAAACCCTTAAAAATAATAGAATTGTAGAAAACTCCATAAATTATCTTGCAAACGGAGTATACAACCTAGATGCTACAATAAATAAAAATAATATAAGCTTTATTGGTGCAGACTCTTCAAGAACAATAATAAGCTACGCTTCAACTGCATTTATCACAAACAATATCCTAAACTTTGAAAACATCACATTGAAAGGATTAAACATTCAAAATAGAGGAAACCTAACTGCTAGAAACACCATTTTCATAGGTGGAAAAGGATATTGGGATAGATCTTACAACAATATTTTCGGAGGGGCAATATATACACCCCAAAACGAAAATTACACTACAATAATCATTAACTGCAGCTTCATAAACAATACAGCAGATTATGGAGGAGCAATCTATGCATGCGGCGGAAACGTGACTGTAGAAAACTCCAGCTTCATAAACAACACTGCCGAAAGGTTTGGAGGAGCCATTGCCTCTGAAAATACCTTAACAAACAATATAAGAAATGTCGAATTCATCCATGACGTTTCACTAAACGATGCAGGGGGAGGACTATTCATATCATTCACCCAATTAAACGGCACTGACTTGCACTTTTACAATTGCAGCGCAGACTTTGGAGGTGGAATTACCGCACTTTACTCCAACGTTTCCCTAAATAGATTCATAGGAAAAGACAATAAGGCAAGATACGATGGAGGAGCAATCTATCAATTCTACTGCTCATTGCTCATTGAAAACTCCCTATTTGCAAATAACTCTGCAAACAATGGTGGAGGATTATATGTCGACAATTCAAACTCCCTAAAGGTCACAAAGTCCAATTTCACACAGAACAATGCAACAGAGAAGGGAGGAGCAATCTATTCATTATGGAATACCTTAGCAGAAGGAAACTCCATATCCAACACCCGCTTCAACAATAGCTTCAGCAACAACAATGCCAAGAATTATTCTAATTTTTATGAAGGCAAGGATGTCAATATGAGAATTGGAAGCGGCAATGTCACCCTATACCATCGTAACGAAACTGAAATCGATGAGATTCCAAGCTATTACAGTCTTATAGATTTAAATCAGGTCACTTCCATAAAGAATCAGCAAAGCGGTGGAAACTGCTGGGCATACGCCTCAATTGCAGCCCTTGAATCAGCAATCATAAAGGCAGGAGGCGAGGCACTTGACCTTTCAGAGGAAAGCATGAAAAACCTGATAGTCCTCTTTTCAGATTATGGATACCCATGGCTAACCAATAACGGAGGAAATGGGGACTTCGCCAACGCTTATTTGACCTCATGGCTAGGGCCTGTCTTTGAAGATGACAATCCAGGAGATGACAGATCATACCTCTCTCCAGTCCTAAACAGCAGAATACATGTGCAAAACATCCAGTATCTAGGCAGAAACAACTATACAGACAATGACCGAATCAAGGAAGCGATAATGAAATACGGAGCAGTTGCAACAAGCTATTATATGGATAACAGCTATTACAATTATAGAACTTCCGCATATTATTGTCCTTCAGCCACTAGCAGCAACCATGCAGTTGCAATAGTCGGATGGAATGACAGCTATTCCAAAAGCAACTTCAAAACCACCCCACAAGGAGATGGGGCATGGATAGTGAAAAACAGCTGGGATACTAATTGGGGAGACAATGGATACTTCTATGTTTCATATTATGACATTTTGATCTTTCCTTTAGGGTCTATGGACTGGGGACATGCATATGTCTTAAACGATACAATCAAGCTTGACAAGAACTACCAATACGACATTTCAGGACTCACAGACTATTTCTATAATGCATCCTCTACAGCATGGTATAAGACCAAGCATACTGCAGATGAGGATGAATACTTAGCTGCCGTGTCCACATACTTCCTGACAACAACTGACTATACAATTTTCATAAAAGTGAATGGAGAAGAGCTATATAATCAAAGCGGAAACAGCGAATATGGCTATCGTACAATTTATCTAAATGATTTCATTCCACTAAAAGCAGGAGATGTCTTTGAGACAATATTTAAGATAAATGTAAGTGGAGAAACTGGAATTCCAGTATCTGAAGGCTCTGCCTTCAACAAGGTCTTATATGATCGGAACCAGTCATTCGTAAGCTATGACGGCATTAACTGGCTGGACATTTATGATATTTATTGGACATATAACTCCGATGTTTACGGATCACACTATTATGTATCTGCAGCACTCTGCCTAAAGTCATTCAGCTTCATAAATGAAATCGGAACAAACCTGACCTTGGAATTCAATTATAGCCTAGATAATGAAGGAGATAGAATAAGTCCAGTGAATATAATCGCTCACGTCATTAACGAATACGGTTTCAATCTAGACAACGGACAGGTAAAATTCATCATTAACGGTACAGAAACAATAGCAGACTTAATCAATGGATATGCAAACATAAGCTGGAACTTTACAGATATTGAAAATGAGGTTTATGCATTATTTGAGAAAACAGGATACCTCTCAAGCTCCGCTAATGAGACAGCAACACTTTCCGAAAAGTATGTCACACTTGATTTGAATACTCTTTTAAGTGAAGACAAGCTCACAATCACTGTAGACAGCTCAAGAAAGATTAATGAAACTTTAATACTAGAGATAAATGGAGAAAAGCACCCATTTAACCTTTCAGAAGGCCATGTTGTATACGACTTATACGATATTGAAGATATAGACTACTTAATTAGAGCCTATCTGAATGACACTGGGTTCTATAACTGCGAAGAGAAAAGCACAATATTTAGATTAAATACAGAAATTACAGAGATAATTGCTTCAAATTTTACAACAGATGATTATAGCAATGCCATCTATGAGATAAGTTTAGTTGATTCACAAGGTATTGGAATAGCCAATAAGGAAATTTTATTTAATATATCTGGCAATTTAACTAATAATAACAACAATAATAACAATTTTAACAATATAATATTTAATTTAACTACAGACAATGATGGAAAAGCAAGGATTCCAATCAACCTTCCAGGAGGAAATTTCACAATAAATGTCCAATCCAAAGGGAATTATCTATATTCATCAGCTGAAGTTGCCCTTAAGCTAAAAGTCAAGGATAAAGTAAGACTAGACATTGATCTCAATTTGAACTTCAATGATTTGGAAGTGATTATTGAATTAAACAGATCATTAAACGAAACAGTTAACTTCAGCTTTGCAGGAGAAAGCTCAATCATCAGATTAGAAAACGGAAGAGCTTCAGTTAATTTCACAGGATTAAGCAACAATAATTATACAGCAATCGCTTATTTGGAAAACGACATTGATTATCTTTCAAACATTGCTCAAAAAACAATAGAAATCAATATAAGAAACTTAATAATCCAAGCAGATACAATAAACACTACAAACCGTTACTATGGCAATTATACAATTCTTCTAACTGATGAGGAAGTTAATGAAGTAGCCAACAAAACATTAAATGTAAAAATAGGTGAAGAAAGCTTCAATAAAACTAGCGATAATGATGGAAAAGTAATCATCCCTCTTGATTTAGGAATTGGAGAATATGAAGTAATTATTAGCTTCAATGGAGATAAGGATTTCTTTAAAGCAAATGCAACTAGAACAATCACCGTTTTAGAAAAGCTATTTGCAAATATCACAGTTTCCACATTAGTGGATGAGGCCACAATAGACATCATTATCGATAAGAAGATTAATGAGACACTTAATATCAGCATAGACCAAAGCGAATATCCAGTATTGTTTGAAAATGGAACAGGACAGTTAATCCTAGACGGATTGGAAGAAGGAAACCACATAGTCACCATAGATCTTCTCAAATACCTATTATTTGAAAGCAAAGAGTTCGAAATAGATAAAAGCATAAATCTAAGCTCTGATGACTTTAACTGCTATGAGCACACAAACAGCACTTATACCGTGCTTTTAACCAACAATGGCAAAGCCTTAGCAAATAAAACCATAAGATTCGTCCTAAATGACACAACAACCATAAGAAATACAGATATGGAAGGAAAAGCCAGCATTGACATTGATTTAAGCCCAGGAGTCTATGAGCTGAACATTACTTATTATGATGATGAGAGAAGCGTGATTAATACAGTCTATGTATTGTCCAACATAACCAATAGCACAGATCCTAAATTCAATGTGACACTTGATATGGACACAGTTCTTAGTCCAGACAAGCTAACAATCAATGTAAACTGCTCCAAAAAGATTAATGAAACTTTAATTCTCGAAATAAATGGAGATCAACACTTTATAAACCTTACAGATGGATTCGTAAGCTTTGACTTATATGAGCTTGAAAAGATAGAATATGTGATTACAGCCAAACTAAACAACACCGACCTTTACAGATTTGAAGACAAGTCAGTTAATTTTGAATTAAACCAAGAAGCAACAGACATAATAGCTTCAAACTTTACAACAGGTGACTACAGCAATGAAAGATATGAAATAACCTTAGTTGACTCCGAAGGAATTGGAATATCCAATAAAGAGATTTCATTTAACATTTCAAACAGTTTAATGAGCAATGAGAATTATATCATATTTAATCAAACTACAGACAATTCAGGAAAAGCAAGCATTCCAATTAATTTGGCTAGAGGAAATTACACAATAAAAGTCCAATTCAAAGAAGATTACTTATATTTAGCTTCCGAATCTACTGTAGATTTAAAAGTAAAAGAAAATGTTAAAATTGATATTGAATTCAAACAAATGATCAATGACTTGGAAGTCATTATTGAATTAAACAAAACTCTAAACGAAACAGTTAACTTCAGCTTTGCAGGAGAAAGCTCTATCATCAGATTAGACAATGGCAAATTCTCCATTAATTACACAGGATTAGCAAACAATAATTACACAGTCATTGCATATATTGAAAATGACACCAATTATCATTCAAACATTGCTCAAAAAACAATAGAAATCAATATAAGAGAATTAATAATCCAAGCAGATACAATAAACACTATAAACCGTTACTATGACAATTATAGAATTCTTTTAACTGATGAAGAGGGCAATGGAATAGCAGGTAAAACCTTAGATATAAGAATAGCTGAAGGAAACTATATTGAAACTAGCGACAATGATGGAAAAATAGTCATTCCTCTTGATTTGGGAATTGGAGAATATGAAGTAAATATTCTATTTAATGGAGATAATGAGTTCTTTAAAGCAAACGTAACCAAAACAATCACTGTTTTAGAAAAGCTATTTGCAGACATCTCCATTTCAACTTTAGTTGATGAAGCTACAATAGACATTATAATAGATAAGAAGATTAATGAAACACTTAATGTAAATATAGACCAAACTTCATATCATGTAATATTTGAAAATGGAACCGGCCAATTGACTGTAGACGGATTGGATGAAGGAAACCACATAGTCACCATAGATGTTCTCAGATACCTATTATTTGAAAACAAAGAGTTTACAATAGATAGAAGCATAAATTTAACTTCAGATGACTTTAACTGTTATGAACACACAAACAGCACTTACACTGTATCATTAAGCAACAATGGCAAAGTCTTAGCAAATAAGACCATAAAATTCATCTTAAATAATCAAATCATTTTAAGGAACACTGACAGCGAAGGAAAAACTTCAATCGACATTGATCTAAGTCCAGGAGTCTATGACTTGAATATCATATACTATGATGATGAAAGAAGCAGAACCAATACAATTTATGTACTGTCAAATATAACCCATAGCACAGATCCTAAATTCAATGTGACTTTGGATATGGACACAGTTCTCAGTCCAGACAAGCTAACAATCAATGTAAACTGCTCCAAAAAGATTAATGAAACATTAATTCTAGATATAAATGGAAAAGAGCAAATTTTAAACCTTAATGATGGATTCGTAAGCTTTGACTTATATGAGCTTGAAAAGATACAATATGTCATTACAGCCAAACTAAACAACACAGACCTTTACAGATTTGAAGAAAAAACTATTCTATTTGAATTAAACCAAGAATCAACAGACATAATAGCTTCAAACTTTACTACAGACGATTATAGTAATGCGATATATGAAATACGCTTAGTTGATTCCTACGGCCTTGCAATAGCCAATAAGGAGATTTTATTTAATATTTCAAACAGTTTAATGAGCAATGAGAATTATATCATATTTAATCAAATTACAGACAATTCAGGAAAAGCAAGCATTCCAATTTATCTTCCAGGGGGAGATTACACAATAAAAGTCCAATTCAATGAAGATGACTTATATTTATCTTCCGAATCTAACGCTCACTTGAAAGTCAAGGACAAAGTAAGAATCGGCATTGAATTCAATCAAAACATGAATGATTTAGAAGTGATGATTGAATTAAACAAACCCCTAAACGAAACAGTTAACTTAATATTTGCAGGAGAAAGCTCCAATGTCAAATTAGAAAATGGAAAAGCTTCTCTTAAATTCACAGGATTAGCAAACAATAATTATACAGCGGTTGCTCATCTTGAAAATGATAGGGATTATATTTCAAATATCGGCGAAAAGACAATAGAAATCAATCTTAGAAACTTAATAATCATAGCAGACTCAATAAAAACTAAAAATCATTACTGGGACGATTATACAATTCTTTTGACTGATGAAGAAGGGAAGAATGTAGCCAATAAGGCATTAAACATTAAAATCGATGCAAACAGTTTTATAAAAACTAGCAATAATGATGGAAAAGTAATTATCCCTCTTGATTTAGGTCTTGGAATGCACGAAATCAATATTGCATTTGATGGAGACAATGAATTCTTCAAATCAAACATTACAAAAACAATAAATGTTATAGAAGAAATCTCTGTCAATGTCAATATTTCCACTTTAGTAGATAATGCATTAATTGACCTTAAATTCTCTAAAGACCTTAATGAAAAAATTGATGTCCTTATAGATCAAAACTTATATCCAGTATCTTTAGAGAAAGGTGCCGGACAAATAAGGGTCAATGGATTAGAGGAAGGAAAGCACATTCTAACCGTTGATCTTCCAGAATACCTATTATTAGAAAGTGAAGAGTTTGAAATAGATAAGACAATCACTCTTATTTCAGATGACTTTAGATGCTATGAGCATTCAAACAGCACATACACTGTTGTTTTAGAGAATAATGGCAAAGCTTTAGCAAATAAAACCATAAAATTTGATTTGAATAAGATTGTGACCATAAGAACTACAGATAATAATGGAAAAGCATATTTGAACATTAATTTAAGCCCTGGAACTTATAAATTGAATATTGCCTACTATGATAATGGCAGAAATAAGATTCATAATATTTATGTTTTAGCTAATACTAGTGGTGATAATAAGACAAATGAAACTAATTCAAGTAGTAATACTAACCCAATAAACAATCAAACAAATAATACTAATCCAACTAATAATACAAAACCAATAAACAACGAAACAAACAACACAAACCCAACCAACAATACAAATACAACCAACAATACAAATACAACCAACAATCAAACAAATAACACAGACCCGGTTATTGTTAGAAAAGGAACAAATATACTCTGTCAAAACATGATTACAACTGCATTTGACAGCAAAGTAGATGGCAGAATAGGTAAATACTTCGTTGTAACTTTAGTTGATGCAGACTACAAGCCTATGGCCGATAAAACCATTTATATTGGTTTTAATGGTAAAAAATACATTAGAACCACTGATTCATCAGGTCAGGCAAAACTGCAGATAAACCTTGCTTATGAAGGAAGCTACACCTTTGCAATAGCATTCTTAGGAGACGATGACTATAAGGGCAGCTTTGTTGTTGCGAATATTAAAGTAAATAAACAAATTCCTCAACTAAAATCATCAGATAGGACTTATAGATCAATTGCAAAGACAAAAACATTAACTGCAAGCATTAAGACAGCCCAAGGAAATGCTATCACCGGCAAAAAGGTCATATTTACAATAAATGGTAAAAAATACACTGCAATAATCAACAGCATTGGTATTGCTAGCGTAAAAGTAAGTCTTTCTAAAAAAGGAACCTATAGATTTACAGTTCAATCCGAGGCAAGTTCTACTTATGCAAGCACTAAAGTCACTCATAAATTAGTTATAAAATAA